One Corvus cornix cornix isolate S_Up_H32 chromosome 10, ASM73873v5, whole genome shotgun sequence genomic region harbors:
- the PRC1 gene encoding protein regulator of cytokinesis 1 isoform X4 produces the protein MRKSEVLAAEAASCLNRAMAALRDIWEEIGIPEEQRLERTDVVKKHIKSLLDMMVAEEESLKERLLKSIALCRKELDTLCRELQLGPFETEEESTILQMEKNLRTRVEVLQKQKRDRKQELKALQEQDRDLCDILCTTLFSIDTGSVPSLEDLDRYRRHVASLNTLKEQRREEFVSNKRQIILLMEELDHTPDTSFERDVVCEDEEAFCLSKDNIVALQNLLQQLEARRALNEAVCTELRARIVALWERLQIPEEERESSAVHLAGSRVKTRRALQLEVDRLEELKLQNMKSVIHAIRAELADYWDKCFYSQEQREGFSPFYDEDYTETLLELHDAEVGKMKIYYETHKDLFEAVQKWEENWKLFLELERKATDPGRFNNRGGNLLKEEKQRAKLQKTLSRLQEELEKKVQTWEQEFKGAFLVKGQQFMEYVSEQWQLYRLEKEKEKQERHLKKSRQMETEMLYGSTPRTPIKRRMLSPHTPAKVSKLHGTSIASATPNSTVRSAFGGTISHSPTSRLPPSGKKFGRARTPSRAAAKPPRPRLRERNKENVAQLDGTTLSARTFKGFQL, from the exons ATGAGGAAAAG CGAGGTGCTGGCGGCCGAGGCCGCGTCCTGCCTGAATCGGGCCATGGCGGCGCTGCGGGACATCTGGGAGGAGATCGGTATTCCCGAGGAGCAGCGCCTGGAGCGCACTGACGTCGTCAAGAAGCACATCAAG AGTCTCCTGGACATGAtggtggcagaggaggaaagcCTGAAGGAACGTCTCCTGAAGAGCATCGCCCTGTGTCGGAAGGAGCTGGACACCCTGTGCAGGGAGCTCCAGCTGGGCCCCTTTGAG ACAGAGGAGGAAAGTACCATCCTACAGATGGAGAAGAACCTGCGCACGCGTGTGGAGGTGCTACAGAAGCAGAAGCGGGACcggaagcaggagctgaaggcCCTGCAGGAACAGGACCGAGACCTGTGTGACATCCTGTGCACAACTCTGTTCAGCATCGACACTGGGAGTGTGCCCAGCCTGGAGGACTTGGACCGCTACCGGCGCCATGTGGCCTCCCTCAACACCCTGAAG GAGCAAAGGCGGGAAGAATTTGTCAGCAACAAGCGTCAGATCATTCTGCTCATGGAGGAGCTGGACCACACCCCGGACACTAGCTTCGAGCGGGACGTGGTGTGTGAGGATGAGGAGGCATTCTGCCTGTCCAAGGACAACATCGTGGCCCTCCAGAACCTGCTGCAGCAG ctgGAAGCCCGGCGGGCCCTGAACGAGGCTGTGTGCACGGAGCTGCGCGCCAGGATCGTCGCGCtctgggagaggctgcagatcCCGGAGGAGGAGAGAGAGTCCTCAGCCGTGCACCTGGCTGGCTCCAGAGTCAAAACTAGGAGAGCT TTGCAGCTGGAAGTGGACCGTCTGGAGGAGCTGAAGCTGCAGAACATGAAATCCGTGATCCATGCAATCCGGGCAGAGCTGGCTGATTACTGGGACAAATGCTTCtacagccaggagcagagggaaggctTCAGCCCCTTCTACGATG AGGATTACACAGAGACGCTGCTCGAGCTGCATGATGCTGAGGTGGGCAAGATGAAGATCTACTATGAAACACACAAAGATCTGTTTGAGGCTGTTCAGAAGTGGGAGGAGAACTGGAAGctgttcctggagctggag CGCAAAGCAACTGACCCCGGTCGCTTCAACAATCGCGGAGGAAACCTGCtgaaggaggagaagcagcGAGCAAAGCTGCAGAAGACGCTGTCTAGA ctgcaggaggagctggagaaaaaggTCCAGACCTGGGAGCAGGAGTTCAAGGGAGCTTTCCTGGTGAAGGGGCAGCAGTTCATGGAGTATGTGtcagagcagtggcagctgTACCGTctagagaaggagaaggagaagcaggagcGG CACCTGAAGAAGAGCCGGCAAATGGAGACGGAGATGCTGTATGGCAGCACCCCACGGACACCCATTAAGCGGCGCATGCTCAGCCCCCACACACCTGCCAAAGTAAGCAAG CTCCACGGCACCTCCATCGCCAGTGCCACCCCCAACAGCACTGTTCGCTCAGCCTTTGGGGGTACCATCTCCCACTCGCCCACATCTCGGCTGCCACCCTCTGGGAAGAAG TTCGGCCGGGCTCGGACTCCCAGCCGCGCGGCAGCGAAGCCCCCCCGACCCAGGCTGAGGGAGCGGAACAAGGAAAACGTGGCCCAGCTGGATGGAACCACCCTGAGTG CGCGAACTTTCAAAGGCTTCCAACTTTGA
- the PRC1 gene encoding protein regulator of cytokinesis 1 isoform X5 produces MRKSEVLAAEAASCLNRAMAALRDIWEEIGIPEEQRLERTDVVKKHIKSLLDMMVAEEESLKERLLKSIALCRKELDTLCRELQLGPFETEEESTILQMEKNLRTRVEVLQKQKRDRKQELKALQEQDRDLCDILCTTLFSIDTGSVPSLEDLDRYRRHVASLNTLKEQRREEFVSNKRQIILLMEELDHTPDTSFERDVVCEDEEAFCLSKDNIVALQNLLQQLEARRALNEAVCTELRARIVALWERLQIPEEERESSAVHLAGSRVKTRRALQLEVDRLEELKLQNMKSVIHAIRAELADYWDKCFYSQEQREGFSPFYDEDYTETLLELHDAEVGKMKIYYETHKDLFEAVQKWEENWKLFLELERKATDPGRFNNRGGNLLKEEKQRAKLQKTLSRLQEELEKKVQTWEQEFKGAFLVKGQQFMEYVSEQWQLYRLEKEKEKQERHLKKSRQMETEMLYGSTPRTPIKRRMLSPHTPAKVSKLHGTSIASATPNSTVRSAFGGTISHSPTSRLPPSGKKFGRARTPSRAAAKPPRPRLRERNKENVAQLDGTTLSGGCTPTAPAQRNHSVSSVASTYSEFARELSKASNFESTTHVLNSTTNNAA; encoded by the exons ATGAGGAAAAG CGAGGTGCTGGCGGCCGAGGCCGCGTCCTGCCTGAATCGGGCCATGGCGGCGCTGCGGGACATCTGGGAGGAGATCGGTATTCCCGAGGAGCAGCGCCTGGAGCGCACTGACGTCGTCAAGAAGCACATCAAG AGTCTCCTGGACATGAtggtggcagaggaggaaagcCTGAAGGAACGTCTCCTGAAGAGCATCGCCCTGTGTCGGAAGGAGCTGGACACCCTGTGCAGGGAGCTCCAGCTGGGCCCCTTTGAG ACAGAGGAGGAAAGTACCATCCTACAGATGGAGAAGAACCTGCGCACGCGTGTGGAGGTGCTACAGAAGCAGAAGCGGGACcggaagcaggagctgaaggcCCTGCAGGAACAGGACCGAGACCTGTGTGACATCCTGTGCACAACTCTGTTCAGCATCGACACTGGGAGTGTGCCCAGCCTGGAGGACTTGGACCGCTACCGGCGCCATGTGGCCTCCCTCAACACCCTGAAG GAGCAAAGGCGGGAAGAATTTGTCAGCAACAAGCGTCAGATCATTCTGCTCATGGAGGAGCTGGACCACACCCCGGACACTAGCTTCGAGCGGGACGTGGTGTGTGAGGATGAGGAGGCATTCTGCCTGTCCAAGGACAACATCGTGGCCCTCCAGAACCTGCTGCAGCAG ctgGAAGCCCGGCGGGCCCTGAACGAGGCTGTGTGCACGGAGCTGCGCGCCAGGATCGTCGCGCtctgggagaggctgcagatcCCGGAGGAGGAGAGAGAGTCCTCAGCCGTGCACCTGGCTGGCTCCAGAGTCAAAACTAGGAGAGCT TTGCAGCTGGAAGTGGACCGTCTGGAGGAGCTGAAGCTGCAGAACATGAAATCCGTGATCCATGCAATCCGGGCAGAGCTGGCTGATTACTGGGACAAATGCTTCtacagccaggagcagagggaaggctTCAGCCCCTTCTACGATG AGGATTACACAGAGACGCTGCTCGAGCTGCATGATGCTGAGGTGGGCAAGATGAAGATCTACTATGAAACACACAAAGATCTGTTTGAGGCTGTTCAGAAGTGGGAGGAGAACTGGAAGctgttcctggagctggag CGCAAAGCAACTGACCCCGGTCGCTTCAACAATCGCGGAGGAAACCTGCtgaaggaggagaagcagcGAGCAAAGCTGCAGAAGACGCTGTCTAGA ctgcaggaggagctggagaaaaaggTCCAGACCTGGGAGCAGGAGTTCAAGGGAGCTTTCCTGGTGAAGGGGCAGCAGTTCATGGAGTATGTGtcagagcagtggcagctgTACCGTctagagaaggagaaggagaagcaggagcGG CACCTGAAGAAGAGCCGGCAAATGGAGACGGAGATGCTGTATGGCAGCACCCCACGGACACCCATTAAGCGGCGCATGCTCAGCCCCCACACACCTGCCAAAGTAAGCAAG CTCCACGGCACCTCCATCGCCAGTGCCACCCCCAACAGCACTGTTCGCTCAGCCTTTGGGGGTACCATCTCCCACTCGCCCACATCTCGGCTGCCACCCTCTGGGAAGAAG TTCGGCCGGGCTCGGACTCCCAGCCGCGCGGCAGCGAAGCCCCCCCGACCCAGGCTGAGGGAGCGGAACAAGGAAAACGTGGCCCAGCTGGATGGAACCACCCTGAGTGGTGGGTgcacccccacagcccctgcccagcgTAACCACAGCGTTAGTTCTGTTGCCAGCACCTATTCTGAGTTTGCG CGCGAACTTTCAAAGGCTTCCAACTTTGAAAGCACCACTCATGTCCTCAACTCCACCACCAACAATGCCGCGTGA
- the VPS33B gene encoding vacuolar protein sorting-associated protein 33B yields MALAGRRDAPEPPDFGILKRLARDQLVYLLEQLPGKKDLFIEADLMSPLDRIANVSILKQHDVDKLYKVETRPAPGASDQFCFLVRPRVRTMRFIADIVNADKMSGRSRKYKIIFSPQKFYACEMVLEEEGVFGDVTCDEWSFYLLPLDEDIISMELPEFFRDYFLEGDHRWINPVARALQLLNSLYGPFGKTYGIGRCAKMSYELWRDLEEESESEGQGRKPEIGHVFLMDRDTDYVTALCSQVVYEGLVDDTFRIKCGSVDFGPDVTSSDKSIKVLLNSQDKVFSQIRNEHFSSVFGFLSQKSRNLQAQYDRRRGMDIKQMKDFVSQELKGLKQEHRLLSLHIGACESIMKKKTKQDFQETIKAEHSLLEGFDVRESTSFIEEHIDRQVSPIESLRLMCLLSITENGLIPKDYRSLKTQYLQSYGPEHLLTFHNLKRIGLLTEQSAGETLTAVESKVSKLVTDRAAGKITDAFNSLARKSNFRAISKKLGLIPRLDGEYDLKMPRDMAYVFGGAYVPLSCKIIEQVLERRGWQGLEEVVRLLNGNEFSVSDSTVEDNPAWESQRVVLAVFLGGCTFSEIAALRFLGKERGCKFIFLTTAITNSARMMEAMIEAKA; encoded by the exons aTGGCCCTCGCCGGGCGACGCGACGCGCCCGAACCGCCGGACTTCGGGATCCTGAAGCGGCTGGCGCGAGACCAGCTCGTCtacctgctggagcag CTCCCCGGGAAGAAGGACCTGTTCATCGAGGCCGACCTGATGAGCCCCCTGGACCGCATCGCGAACGTGTCCATCCTGAAG CAGCACGACGTGGACAAGCTGTACAAGGTGGAGACGCGGCCGGCCCCCGGCGCCAGCGACCA GTTCTGCTTCCTGGTGAGGCCACGAGTGAGGACGATGAGGTTCATTGCCG ATATTGTCAACGCTGACAAGATgtcaggaaggagcaggaaataCAAGATCATCTTCAGCCCCCAGAAG tTCTATGCTTGCGAGATGGtgctggaggaagagggggTCTTTGGTG ATGTCACCTGCGATGAGTGGTCCTTCTATCTGCTGCCCCTGGATGAAGACATCATCAGCATGGAGCTGCCCGAGTTCTTCCGCGACTACTTTCTG GAGGGAGATCACCGCTGGATCAACCCCGTTGCCAGAGCCCTGCAGTTGCTGAACTCTCTTTATGGCCCTTTTGGAAAAACTTACGGCATTGGCCGCTGTGCTAAG ATGAGCTACGAGCTGTGGCGGGACTTGGAGGAAGAGAGTGAGAGCGAAGGCCAGGGCAGGAAGCCTGAGATTGGACACGTCTTCCTCATGGACAGAG ACACAGACTATGTGACAGCACTCTGCTCCCAAGTGGTCTACGAGGGGCTCGTGGACGACACCTTCCGCATCAAGTGTG GCAGTGTGGATTTTGGGCCAGATGTCACCTCTTCTGACAAGAGTATTAAGGTGCTGCTCAATTCCCAGGACAAA GTGTTCAGCCAGATTCGGAATGAGCACTTCTCCAGCGTGTTTGGCTTCCTGAGCCAGAAGTCACGGAACCTGCAGGCGCAGTACGAC CGGCGCCGGGGCATGGACATCAAGCAGATGAAGGACTTTGTGTCCCAGGAGCTGAAGGGACTGAAGCAGGAGCATCGCCTGCTGAGCCTGC ATATTGGTGCCTGTGAGTCtatcatgaaaaagaaaaccaagcaggACTTCCAAGAGACCATCAAGGCTGAGCACT cactgctggagggCTTTGATGTCCGTGAGAGCACCAGCTTCATCGAAGAGCACATTGACCGGCAG gtGTCCCCCATTGAGAGCCTGCGCCTCATGTGCCTCCTGTCCATCACAGAAAATG GTCTCATCCCCAAGGACTACCGCTCCCTGAAAACCCAGTACCTGCAG AGCTACGGGCCCGAGCACTTGCTGACCTTCCACAACCTCAAGCGCATCGGGCTGCTGACGGAGCAGTCAGCTGGGGAGACCCTGACAGCCGTGGAGAGCAAAGTCAGCAAGCTGGTCACAGACCGTGCTGCAG GAAAGATCACAGATGCGTTTAATTCTTTGGCCAGGAAGAGTAATTTCCGAGCCATAAGCAAGAAGCTGGGGTTG ATCCCTCGGCTGGATGGCGAGTATGACCTCAAAATGCCTCGGGACATGGCGTATGTTTTTGGTGGGGCCTATGTGCCCCTGAGCTGCAAGATCATCGAGCAG GTGCTGGAGCgccggggctggcagggccTGGAGGAGGTCGTGCGACTGCTCAATGGCAACGAGTTCTCTGTCTCAG ACAGCACTGTGGAGGACAACCCTGCCTGGGAGTCCCAACGTGTTGTCCTTGCTGTCTTCCTGGGGGGCTGCACCTTCTCTGAAATTGCTGCACTCCGCttcctggggaaggagagag GGTGCAAGTTCATCTTCCTGACCACGGCCATCACCAACAGCGCCCGCATGATGGAGGCCATGATTGAGGCCAAGGCCTGA
- the PRC1 gene encoding protein regulator of cytokinesis 1 isoform X2, with amino-acid sequence MRKSEVLAAEAASCLNRAMAALRDIWEEIGIPEEQRLERTDVVKKHIKSLLDMMVAEEESLKERLLKSIALCRKELDTLCRELQLGPFETEEESTILQMEKNLRTRVEVLQKQKRDRKQELKALQEQDRDLCDILCTTLFSIDTGSVPSLEDLDRYRRHVASLNTLKEQRREEFVSNKRQIILLMEELDHTPDTSFERDVVCEDEEAFCLSKDNIVALQNLLQQLEARRALNEAVCTELRARIVALWERLQIPEEERESSAVHLAGSRVKTRRALQLEVDRLEELKLQNMKSVIHAIRAELADYWDKCFYSQEQREGFSPFYDEDYTETLLELHDAEVGKMKIYYETHKDLFEAVQKWEENWKLFLELERKATDPGRFNNRGGNLLKEEKQRAKLQKTLSRLQEELEKKVQTWEQEFKGAFLVKGQQFMEYVSEQWQLYRLEKEKEKQERHLKKSRQMETEMLYGSTPRTPIKRRMLSPHTPAKVSKLHGTSIASATPNSTVRSAFGGTISHSPTSRLPPSGKKFGRARTPSRAAAKPPRPRLRERNKENVAQLDGTTLSGGCTPTAPAQRNHSRELSKASNFESTTHVLNSTTNNAA; translated from the exons ATGAGGAAAAG CGAGGTGCTGGCGGCCGAGGCCGCGTCCTGCCTGAATCGGGCCATGGCGGCGCTGCGGGACATCTGGGAGGAGATCGGTATTCCCGAGGAGCAGCGCCTGGAGCGCACTGACGTCGTCAAGAAGCACATCAAG AGTCTCCTGGACATGAtggtggcagaggaggaaagcCTGAAGGAACGTCTCCTGAAGAGCATCGCCCTGTGTCGGAAGGAGCTGGACACCCTGTGCAGGGAGCTCCAGCTGGGCCCCTTTGAG ACAGAGGAGGAAAGTACCATCCTACAGATGGAGAAGAACCTGCGCACGCGTGTGGAGGTGCTACAGAAGCAGAAGCGGGACcggaagcaggagctgaaggcCCTGCAGGAACAGGACCGAGACCTGTGTGACATCCTGTGCACAACTCTGTTCAGCATCGACACTGGGAGTGTGCCCAGCCTGGAGGACTTGGACCGCTACCGGCGCCATGTGGCCTCCCTCAACACCCTGAAG GAGCAAAGGCGGGAAGAATTTGTCAGCAACAAGCGTCAGATCATTCTGCTCATGGAGGAGCTGGACCACACCCCGGACACTAGCTTCGAGCGGGACGTGGTGTGTGAGGATGAGGAGGCATTCTGCCTGTCCAAGGACAACATCGTGGCCCTCCAGAACCTGCTGCAGCAG ctgGAAGCCCGGCGGGCCCTGAACGAGGCTGTGTGCACGGAGCTGCGCGCCAGGATCGTCGCGCtctgggagaggctgcagatcCCGGAGGAGGAGAGAGAGTCCTCAGCCGTGCACCTGGCTGGCTCCAGAGTCAAAACTAGGAGAGCT TTGCAGCTGGAAGTGGACCGTCTGGAGGAGCTGAAGCTGCAGAACATGAAATCCGTGATCCATGCAATCCGGGCAGAGCTGGCTGATTACTGGGACAAATGCTTCtacagccaggagcagagggaaggctTCAGCCCCTTCTACGATG AGGATTACACAGAGACGCTGCTCGAGCTGCATGATGCTGAGGTGGGCAAGATGAAGATCTACTATGAAACACACAAAGATCTGTTTGAGGCTGTTCAGAAGTGGGAGGAGAACTGGAAGctgttcctggagctggag CGCAAAGCAACTGACCCCGGTCGCTTCAACAATCGCGGAGGAAACCTGCtgaaggaggagaagcagcGAGCAAAGCTGCAGAAGACGCTGTCTAGA ctgcaggaggagctggagaaaaaggTCCAGACCTGGGAGCAGGAGTTCAAGGGAGCTTTCCTGGTGAAGGGGCAGCAGTTCATGGAGTATGTGtcagagcagtggcagctgTACCGTctagagaaggagaaggagaagcaggagcGG CACCTGAAGAAGAGCCGGCAAATGGAGACGGAGATGCTGTATGGCAGCACCCCACGGACACCCATTAAGCGGCGCATGCTCAGCCCCCACACACCTGCCAAAGTAAGCAAG CTCCACGGCACCTCCATCGCCAGTGCCACCCCCAACAGCACTGTTCGCTCAGCCTTTGGGGGTACCATCTCCCACTCGCCCACATCTCGGCTGCCACCCTCTGGGAAGAAG TTCGGCCGGGCTCGGACTCCCAGCCGCGCGGCAGCGAAGCCCCCCCGACCCAGGCTGAGGGAGCGGAACAAGGAAAACGTGGCCCAGCTGGATGGAACCACCCTGAGTGGTGGGTgcacccccacagcccctgcccagcgTAACCACAGC CGCGAACTTTCAAAGGCTTCCAACTTTGAAAGCACCACTCATGTCCTCAACTCCACCACCAACAATGCCGCGTGA
- the PRC1 gene encoding protein regulator of cytokinesis 1 isoform X1, with protein MRKSEVLAAEAASCLNRAMAALRDIWEEIGIPEEQRLERTDVVKKHIKSLLDMMVAEEESLKERLLKSIALCRKELDTLCRELQLGPFETEEESTILQMEKNLRTRVEVLQKQKRDRKQELKALQEQDRDLCDILCTTLFSIDTGSVPSLEDLDRYRRHVASLNTLKEQRREEFVSNKRQIILLMEELDHTPDTSFERDVVCEDEEAFCLSKDNIVALQNLLQQLEARRALNEAVCTELRARIVALWERLQIPEEERESSAVHLAGSRVKTRRALQLEVDRLEELKLQNMKSVIHAIRAELADYWDKCFYSQEQREGFSPFYDEDYTETLLELHDAEVGKMKIYYETHKDLFEAVQKWEENWKLFLELERKATDPGRFNNRGGNLLKEEKQRAKLQKTLSRLQEELEKKVQTWEQEFKGAFLVKGQQFMEYVSEQWQLYRLEKEKEKQERHLKKSRQMETEMLYGSTPRTPIKRRMLSPHTPAKLHGTSIASATPNSTVRSAFGGTISHSPTSRLPPSGKKFGRARTPSRAAAKPPRPRLRERNKENVAQLDGTTLSGGCTPTAPAQRNHSVSSVASTYSEFARELSKASNFESTTHVLNSTTNNAA; from the exons ATGAGGAAAAG CGAGGTGCTGGCGGCCGAGGCCGCGTCCTGCCTGAATCGGGCCATGGCGGCGCTGCGGGACATCTGGGAGGAGATCGGTATTCCCGAGGAGCAGCGCCTGGAGCGCACTGACGTCGTCAAGAAGCACATCAAG AGTCTCCTGGACATGAtggtggcagaggaggaaagcCTGAAGGAACGTCTCCTGAAGAGCATCGCCCTGTGTCGGAAGGAGCTGGACACCCTGTGCAGGGAGCTCCAGCTGGGCCCCTTTGAG ACAGAGGAGGAAAGTACCATCCTACAGATGGAGAAGAACCTGCGCACGCGTGTGGAGGTGCTACAGAAGCAGAAGCGGGACcggaagcaggagctgaaggcCCTGCAGGAACAGGACCGAGACCTGTGTGACATCCTGTGCACAACTCTGTTCAGCATCGACACTGGGAGTGTGCCCAGCCTGGAGGACTTGGACCGCTACCGGCGCCATGTGGCCTCCCTCAACACCCTGAAG GAGCAAAGGCGGGAAGAATTTGTCAGCAACAAGCGTCAGATCATTCTGCTCATGGAGGAGCTGGACCACACCCCGGACACTAGCTTCGAGCGGGACGTGGTGTGTGAGGATGAGGAGGCATTCTGCCTGTCCAAGGACAACATCGTGGCCCTCCAGAACCTGCTGCAGCAG ctgGAAGCCCGGCGGGCCCTGAACGAGGCTGTGTGCACGGAGCTGCGCGCCAGGATCGTCGCGCtctgggagaggctgcagatcCCGGAGGAGGAGAGAGAGTCCTCAGCCGTGCACCTGGCTGGCTCCAGAGTCAAAACTAGGAGAGCT TTGCAGCTGGAAGTGGACCGTCTGGAGGAGCTGAAGCTGCAGAACATGAAATCCGTGATCCATGCAATCCGGGCAGAGCTGGCTGATTACTGGGACAAATGCTTCtacagccaggagcagagggaaggctTCAGCCCCTTCTACGATG AGGATTACACAGAGACGCTGCTCGAGCTGCATGATGCTGAGGTGGGCAAGATGAAGATCTACTATGAAACACACAAAGATCTGTTTGAGGCTGTTCAGAAGTGGGAGGAGAACTGGAAGctgttcctggagctggag CGCAAAGCAACTGACCCCGGTCGCTTCAACAATCGCGGAGGAAACCTGCtgaaggaggagaagcagcGAGCAAAGCTGCAGAAGACGCTGTCTAGA ctgcaggaggagctggagaaaaaggTCCAGACCTGGGAGCAGGAGTTCAAGGGAGCTTTCCTGGTGAAGGGGCAGCAGTTCATGGAGTATGTGtcagagcagtggcagctgTACCGTctagagaaggagaaggagaagcaggagcGG CACCTGAAGAAGAGCCGGCAAATGGAGACGGAGATGCTGTATGGCAGCACCCCACGGACACCCATTAAGCGGCGCATGCTCAGCCCCCACACACCTGCCAAA CTCCACGGCACCTCCATCGCCAGTGCCACCCCCAACAGCACTGTTCGCTCAGCCTTTGGGGGTACCATCTCCCACTCGCCCACATCTCGGCTGCCACCCTCTGGGAAGAAG TTCGGCCGGGCTCGGACTCCCAGCCGCGCGGCAGCGAAGCCCCCCCGACCCAGGCTGAGGGAGCGGAACAAGGAAAACGTGGCCCAGCTGGATGGAACCACCCTGAGTGGTGGGTgcacccccacagcccctgcccagcgTAACCACAGCGTTAGTTCTGTTGCCAGCACCTATTCTGAGTTTGCG CGCGAACTTTCAAAGGCTTCCAACTTTGAAAGCACCACTCATGTCCTCAACTCCACCACCAACAATGCCGCGTGA
- the PRC1 gene encoding protein regulator of cytokinesis 1 isoform X3 has protein sequence MAALRDIWEEIGIPEEQRLERTDVVKKHIKSLLDMMVAEEESLKERLLKSIALCRKELDTLCRELQLGPFETEEESTILQMEKNLRTRVEVLQKQKRDRKQELKALQEQDRDLCDILCTTLFSIDTGSVPSLEDLDRYRRHVASLNTLKEQRREEFVSNKRQIILLMEELDHTPDTSFERDVVCEDEEAFCLSKDNIVALQNLLQQLEARRALNEAVCTELRARIVALWERLQIPEEERESSAVHLAGSRVKTRRALQLEVDRLEELKLQNMKSVIHAIRAELADYWDKCFYSQEQREGFSPFYDEDYTETLLELHDAEVGKMKIYYETHKDLFEAVQKWEENWKLFLELERKATDPGRFNNRGGNLLKEEKQRAKLQKTLSRLQEELEKKVQTWEQEFKGAFLVKGQQFMEYVSEQWQLYRLEKEKEKQERHLKKSRQMETEMLYGSTPRTPIKRRMLSPHTPAKVSKLHGTSIASATPNSTVRSAFGGTISHSPTSRLPPSGKKFGRARTPSRAAAKPPRPRLRERNKENVAQLDGTTLSGGCTPTAPAQRNHSVSSVASTYSEFARELSKASNFESTTHVLNSTTNNAA, from the exons ATGGCGGCGCTGCGGGACATCTGGGAGGAGATCGGTATTCCCGAGGAGCAGCGCCTGGAGCGCACTGACGTCGTCAAGAAGCACATCAAG AGTCTCCTGGACATGAtggtggcagaggaggaaagcCTGAAGGAACGTCTCCTGAAGAGCATCGCCCTGTGTCGGAAGGAGCTGGACACCCTGTGCAGGGAGCTCCAGCTGGGCCCCTTTGAG ACAGAGGAGGAAAGTACCATCCTACAGATGGAGAAGAACCTGCGCACGCGTGTGGAGGTGCTACAGAAGCAGAAGCGGGACcggaagcaggagctgaaggcCCTGCAGGAACAGGACCGAGACCTGTGTGACATCCTGTGCACAACTCTGTTCAGCATCGACACTGGGAGTGTGCCCAGCCTGGAGGACTTGGACCGCTACCGGCGCCATGTGGCCTCCCTCAACACCCTGAAG GAGCAAAGGCGGGAAGAATTTGTCAGCAACAAGCGTCAGATCATTCTGCTCATGGAGGAGCTGGACCACACCCCGGACACTAGCTTCGAGCGGGACGTGGTGTGTGAGGATGAGGAGGCATTCTGCCTGTCCAAGGACAACATCGTGGCCCTCCAGAACCTGCTGCAGCAG ctgGAAGCCCGGCGGGCCCTGAACGAGGCTGTGTGCACGGAGCTGCGCGCCAGGATCGTCGCGCtctgggagaggctgcagatcCCGGAGGAGGAGAGAGAGTCCTCAGCCGTGCACCTGGCTGGCTCCAGAGTCAAAACTAGGAGAGCT TTGCAGCTGGAAGTGGACCGTCTGGAGGAGCTGAAGCTGCAGAACATGAAATCCGTGATCCATGCAATCCGGGCAGAGCTGGCTGATTACTGGGACAAATGCTTCtacagccaggagcagagggaaggctTCAGCCCCTTCTACGATG AGGATTACACAGAGACGCTGCTCGAGCTGCATGATGCTGAGGTGGGCAAGATGAAGATCTACTATGAAACACACAAAGATCTGTTTGAGGCTGTTCAGAAGTGGGAGGAGAACTGGAAGctgttcctggagctggag CGCAAAGCAACTGACCCCGGTCGCTTCAACAATCGCGGAGGAAACCTGCtgaaggaggagaagcagcGAGCAAAGCTGCAGAAGACGCTGTCTAGA ctgcaggaggagctggagaaaaaggTCCAGACCTGGGAGCAGGAGTTCAAGGGAGCTTTCCTGGTGAAGGGGCAGCAGTTCATGGAGTATGTGtcagagcagtggcagctgTACCGTctagagaaggagaaggagaagcaggagcGG CACCTGAAGAAGAGCCGGCAAATGGAGACGGAGATGCTGTATGGCAGCACCCCACGGACACCCATTAAGCGGCGCATGCTCAGCCCCCACACACCTGCCAAAGTAAGCAAG CTCCACGGCACCTCCATCGCCAGTGCCACCCCCAACAGCACTGTTCGCTCAGCCTTTGGGGGTACCATCTCCCACTCGCCCACATCTCGGCTGCCACCCTCTGGGAAGAAG TTCGGCCGGGCTCGGACTCCCAGCCGCGCGGCAGCGAAGCCCCCCCGACCCAGGCTGAGGGAGCGGAACAAGGAAAACGTGGCCCAGCTGGATGGAACCACCCTGAGTGGTGGGTgcacccccacagcccctgcccagcgTAACCACAGCGTTAGTTCTGTTGCCAGCACCTATTCTGAGTTTGCG CGCGAACTTTCAAAGGCTTCCAACTTTGAAAGCACCACTCATGTCCTCAACTCCACCACCAACAATGCCGCGTGA